In Daucus carota subsp. sativus chromosome 4, DH1 v3.0, whole genome shotgun sequence, one DNA window encodes the following:
- the LOC108219235 gene encoding uncharacterized protein LOC108219235, whose translation MEPSFLIAILSLLLGAIIIFVVFGNYFRNRRSDIDSLSNNNKEIVDSKPASKPQHKKLGSKPHSHAADKELNKRHHPLDLNTLKGHGDSVNGLSFSSDGRSLATACGDGVIRVFKLDDVSSKSFKFLRINLPPGGHPTAVVFGDVVTSYVVACEALVGSSLYMYGEEKPKPPADAKQQAKLPLPEMKWQQHKVHDKRAIITLSRTSATYGNADGSTIIASCSEGTDIILWHGNTGKILGNVDTNQLKNTMAAISPNGRFIAAAAFTADVKVWEIVYSKDGSVKEVSRVMQLKGHKSAVTWLCFSPNSEEIITSSKDGTMRVWNINVRYHLDEDPKTLKVFPIPLQDSTGTTLNYDRLSISPDGRILAVTHGPLLQWLCAETGKILDTATKAHDGDITDLAWAPTGIPMGDKKITVLATSGTDKKVKLWATPSQN comes from the exons ATGGAACCTTCTTTTCTAATCGCAATCCTCTCGCTTCTTCTCGGCGCTATCATCATCTTCGTTGTGTTCGGCAACTACTTTCGCAACAGGAGATCGGACATCGATTCGCTCTCCAACAACAACAAGGAGATCGTCGATTCCAAGCCTGCGTCCAAGCCGCAACACAAGAAACTCGGCTCTAAGCCTCACTCTCATGCTGCTGATAAG GAATTGAACAAGCGGCATCACCCTCTTGATCTGAATACCTTAAAAGGACATGGGGATTCTGTTAATGGCTTAAGTTTCTCCTCGGACGGCCGTAGTTTGGCAACTG CTTGTGGAGATGGAGTAATCAGGGTGTTTAAGTTGGATGATGTTTCAAGTAAAAGTTTCAA ATTTCTGAGAATCAACTTACCTCCTGGAGGTCATCCAACAGCAGTTGTATTTGGTGATGTTGTGACCTCCTATGTTGTGGCTTGTGAGGCACTTGTTGGTTCTTCTTTGTACATGTATGGAGAAGAGAAGCCCAAACCGCCAGCTGATGCTAAGCAGCAGGCTAAGCTTCCTTTACCAGAAATGAAATGGCAGCAACATAAAGTTCATGATAAAAGAGCTATAATCACCTTATCAAGAACTTCGGCAACCTATGGCAATGCAGATGGAAGCACAATTATTGCATCATGCTCCGAAG GAACTGATATCATACTTTGGCATGGAAATACTGGAAAGATATTGGGGAATGTTGACACTAATCAACTCAAAAACACAATGGCTGCCATATCTCCAAATGGTCGTTTTATTGCTGCAGCAGCTTTCACTGCTGATGTGAAG GTTTGGGAGATTGTATACTCGAAGGATGGTTCAGTTAAGGAGGTCTCAAGAGTTATGCAGCTCAAAGGGCATAAG AGTGCTGTCACTTGGCTGTGTTTTAGTCCTAATTCGGAAGAAATTATAACGTCATCGAAGGATGGTACCATGAGGGTATGGAATATTAATG TTCGATATCACCTTGATGAGGATCCAAAAACGTTGAAGGTGTTTCCTATTCCATTGCAAGATTCAACTGGCACTACTTTGAACTATGATCGTCTCAGTATTTCACCTGATGGAAGAATACTAGCAGTTACTCACGGGCCACTTTTGCAATGGTTATGTGCTGAAACAGGGAAGATTCTAGATACAGCCACCAAGGCACATGATG GTGACATTACAGACCTTGCATGGGCGCCAACTGGTATTCCAATGG GAGACAAGAAAATAACTGTTCTAGCCACTTCAGGCACAGACAAGAAAGTGAAGTTGTGGGCAACACCATCTCAAAATTAA
- the LOC108216015 gene encoding peptidyl-prolyl cis-trans isomerase FKBP43 isoform X1, whose product MAFWGIEVKPGKPFALKFDDGLRRRLHISQATLAIGSSKQTSLVQCNVGDKSPVLLCALLPDKSESLQLNLEFDEDEEVLFSVVGPRGVHLTGFYTSGGRSFNDDGSESYGEDIANSENEESGQQSDEDEYEDSFIDDDENLEVLPHCTLPTDGAVDDDIDMNKTNNKKKLKKRSMVVESDDDDEFISWQQNTGKCIRSVLKSDSEDSVPILSLCKNKKAEKNTVSESNICGDPVKNDDPKRTTPKKKSKGADSEGKAVDAANNNNEGDEAKQSEAKTNSISVAQDPIVTNEILDDPSMNKTTPKKKSKGAASEGKAVDAANNNNEGDEAKQSEAKTNSISVAQDPIVTNEILDDPSMNKTVSKKKGKVVSQEVKILEVDAVQYSDPGDKVKESEAATNSIVVSQDPGVSNEIDGYPDIDNIISNLLPKPELEVESGATPKKKRKERSKDEKIPEANTDNHTQSFPEKKCMKADKGADNVDQDLHMGNEHNQSETGFAADTLLPTVEEGSERPKKKRKKLQDKQTSTKNDLDVPGRKADENTSEKAEKKKKNKSKSKVQKNDENMTVSLNGEKENPINEVQEKNVISGSSNVRTLSNGLVIEDLESNKSDGREALQGKKLKVQYTAKLKESGEMIDSNCNAPVKFRLGDTNIMEGWNIGLEGMRAGDKRRLVVPPSLGNWSSGSEENVPPESWVIYDVEVLRVYSK is encoded by the exons ATGGCTTTCTGGG gAATTGAAGTGAAGCCCGGAAAGCCATTTGCTTTGAAATTCGATGATGGGCTGCGGAGAAGGCTTCATATTTCTCAG GCGACATTGGCGATTGGGTCTTCGAAACAAACTAGTCTAGTTCAATGTAATGTGGGAGATAAGAGTCCTGTTCTTTTGTGTGCATTGTTGCCGGATAAGAGTGAGTCGTTGCAGCTAAATTTGGAATTTGATGAGGATGAAGAAGTTTTGTTTTCTGTTGTTGGTCCTCGGGGCGTGCACCTTACGGGCTTCTACACCAGCGGTGGGCGCAGTTTCAATGATGATGGGTC AGAATCATATGGGGAGGATATTGCGAACTCTGAAAACGAGGAATCAGGTCAACAGAGTGATGAAGATGAGTATGAAGATAGTTTCATCGATGATGATGAGAACCTGGAAGTTTTGCCACATTGCACTCTGCCAACTGATGGAG CAGTTGATGATGACATTGATATGAACAAGACGAACAATAAAAAAAAGCTCAAGAAAAGGTCCATGGTCGTTgaatctgatgatgatgatgagtttATTTCCTGGCAGCAGAACACTGGAAAATGCATTAGAAGTGTTTTAAAGAGTGATAGTGAGGATAGTGTCCCAATTCTATCTCTGTGTAAGAACAAAAAAGCTGAAAAGAATACAGTATCCGAATCCAATATTTGTGGCGATCCAGTGAAAAACGATGATCCAAAAAG GACTACGCCAAAGAAAAAAAGCAAGGGAGCTGATAGTGAAGGGAAAGCAGTCGATGCTGCTAACAACAATAATGAAGGCGATGAAGCCAAACAAAGTGAGGCGAAAACCAACTCCATATCTGTTGCTCAGGATCCCATTGTAACTAATGAGATTCTTGATGATCCAAGCATGAATAA GACTACGCCAAAGAAAAAAAGCAAGGGAGCTGCTAGTGAAGGGAAAGCAGTCGATGCTGCTAACAACAATAATGAAGGCGATGAAGCCAAACAAAGTGAGGCGAAAACCAACTCAATATCTGTTGCTCAGGATCCCATTGTAACTAATGAGATTCTTGATGATCCAAGCATGAATAA GACTGTGTCAAAGAAAAAAGGCAAGGTAGTTTCTCAAGAAGTGAAAATTCTTGAAGTTGATGCTGTTCAGTATAGTGATCCAGGTGATAAAGTCAAAGAAAGTGAGGCAGCAACTAACAGCATAGTGGTCAGTCAGGATCCAGGCGTAAGTAATGAGATTGATGGTTATCCAGACATTGATAA CATTATATCCAACCTTTTGCCTAAGCCTGAATTGGAAGTTGAAAGTGGTGCCACgccaaaaaagaaaaggaaggaACGTTCCAAGGATGAGAAAATTCCAGAAGCAAATACTGATAACCACACCCAAAGCTTCCCAGAGAAGAAGTGCATGAAAGCTGACAAGGGAGCTGATAATGTGGACCAGGATCTGCATATGGGAAACGAACATAATCAAAG TGAAACTGGATTCGCAGCTGATACATTACTACCTACTGTGGAAGAAGGCTCTGAAAGAccaaaaaagaagagaaagaaatTACAAGATAAACAAACATCTACTAAAAA TGATCTTGATGTTCCCGGAAGAAAAGCTGATGAAAATACATCTGAGAAGgcagaaaaaaagaagaaaaataagagTAAGAGTAAAGTCcaaaaaaatgatgaaaatatGACTGTCTCATTGAATGGAGAAAAGGAGAATCCTATAAATGAAGTTCAGGAGAAGAATGTTATTTCTGGGTCATCCAATGTAAGGACTTTGTCAAACGGACTAGTTATTGAAGATTTAGAATCAAACAAATCTGATGGAAGAGAAGCATTACAAGGGAAAAAG CTCAAGGTGCAGTACACAGCCAAGTTAAAGGAGAGTGGGGAGATGATTGATTCCAATTGCAATGCTCCTGTCAAGTTTCGCCTAG GTGATACAAATATTATGGAGGGTTGGAATATTGGTCTTGAAG GCATGCGTGCGGGAGACAAGAGAAGGCTCGTTGTTCCACCATCATTAGG TAACTGGAGCAGTGGAAGTGAAGAAAATGTACCTCCGGAGTCATGGGTGATATATGATGTTGAAGTTTTGAGGGTGTATTCAAAATAG
- the LOC108217010 gene encoding uncharacterized protein LOC108217010: protein MGENSFFDLVGDDVEEGILLKIQCEKSILRCTSVCKSWCYLIKSSQFINTHLSRPDKTKYLFCKSVHATCNSHSVMEYGFSLYSDSAPSDKYCTSVLPCIPAGVRIRGSCSGVICYSLYPDCRGDIFLWNPTIRKLKTLPRSPARRHISRAIGFWFDKDKNDHLIVKITYTNASQMSSVDVYSLSSNCWRTISDACPGAGEDSILDVNLDYDEGTLRWLALHEQSGRIVTLDMNTAEFRQTLISVCYV from the coding sequence ATGGGTGAAAACTcctttttcgatttggttggGGATGATGTTGAAGAAGGGATTTTATTAAAGATACAATGTGAAAAATCTATCTTGAGATGCACCTCCGTCTGCAAATCATGGTGTTATTTGATAAAATCCTCGCAATTCATCAACACTCATCTATCTCGTCCAGACAAGACCAAATATCTCTTCTGCAAGAGTGTTCATGCCACATGCAACAGTCACAGCGTCATGGAATATGGTTTTTCTTTATATTCTGACAGTGCACCATCTGACAAGTATTGCACCTCAGTGTTGCCCTGTATTCCAGCCGGAGTACGGATCCGCGGCTCCTGTAGTGGAGTGATCTGCTATTCCCTGTACCCTGATTGTCGAGGAGATATTTTTCTATGGAACCCTACTATTAGAAAGCTCAAGACTCTTCCTCGGTCTCCAGCCAGACGTCATATCAGTAGAGCTATTGGATTCTGGTTTGATAAAGACAAGAACGATCACCTGATAGTGAAAATAACGTATACAAATGCAAGTCAAATGTCTTCGGTTGATGTGTATAGTTTGAGCAGTAACTGTTGGAGAACAATCAGTGATGCTTGTCCAGGAGCAGGTGAGGATTCTATACTGGATGTCAATTTAGATTATGATGAAGGAACACTGCGCTGGCTGGCTTTGCATGAGCAGAGTGGGAGAATTGTTACATTGGATATGAATACTGCTGAGTTTCGACAGACATTGATAAGTGTGTGTTATGTCTAA
- the LOC108216015 gene encoding peptidyl-prolyl cis-trans isomerase FKBP43 isoform X2, with protein sequence MAFWGIEVKPGKPFALKFDDGLRRRLHISQATLAIGSSKQTSLVQCNVGDKSPVLLCALLPDKSESLQLNLEFDEDEEVLFSVVGPRGVHLTGFYTSGGRSFNDDGSESYGEDIANSENEESGQQSDEDEYEDSFIDDDENLEVLPHCTLPTDGVDDDIDMNKTNNKKKLKKRSMVVESDDDDEFISWQQNTGKCIRSVLKSDSEDSVPILSLCKNKKAEKNTVSESNICGDPVKNDDPKRTTPKKKSKGADSEGKAVDAANNNNEGDEAKQSEAKTNSISVAQDPIVTNEILDDPSMNKTTPKKKSKGAASEGKAVDAANNNNEGDEAKQSEAKTNSISVAQDPIVTNEILDDPSMNKTVSKKKGKVVSQEVKILEVDAVQYSDPGDKVKESEAATNSIVVSQDPGVSNEIDGYPDIDNIISNLLPKPELEVESGATPKKKRKERSKDEKIPEANTDNHTQSFPEKKCMKADKGADNVDQDLHMGNEHNQSETGFAADTLLPTVEEGSERPKKKRKKLQDKQTSTKNDLDVPGRKADENTSEKAEKKKKNKSKSKVQKNDENMTVSLNGEKENPINEVQEKNVISGSSNVRTLSNGLVIEDLESNKSDGREALQGKKLKVQYTAKLKESGEMIDSNCNAPVKFRLGDTNIMEGWNIGLEGMRAGDKRRLVVPPSLGNWSSGSEENVPPESWVIYDVEVLRVYSK encoded by the exons ATGGCTTTCTGGG gAATTGAAGTGAAGCCCGGAAAGCCATTTGCTTTGAAATTCGATGATGGGCTGCGGAGAAGGCTTCATATTTCTCAG GCGACATTGGCGATTGGGTCTTCGAAACAAACTAGTCTAGTTCAATGTAATGTGGGAGATAAGAGTCCTGTTCTTTTGTGTGCATTGTTGCCGGATAAGAGTGAGTCGTTGCAGCTAAATTTGGAATTTGATGAGGATGAAGAAGTTTTGTTTTCTGTTGTTGGTCCTCGGGGCGTGCACCTTACGGGCTTCTACACCAGCGGTGGGCGCAGTTTCAATGATGATGGGTC AGAATCATATGGGGAGGATATTGCGAACTCTGAAAACGAGGAATCAGGTCAACAGAGTGATGAAGATGAGTATGAAGATAGTTTCATCGATGATGATGAGAACCTGGAAGTTTTGCCACATTGCACTCTGCCAACTGATGGAG TTGATGATGACATTGATATGAACAAGACGAACAATAAAAAAAAGCTCAAGAAAAGGTCCATGGTCGTTgaatctgatgatgatgatgagtttATTTCCTGGCAGCAGAACACTGGAAAATGCATTAGAAGTGTTTTAAAGAGTGATAGTGAGGATAGTGTCCCAATTCTATCTCTGTGTAAGAACAAAAAAGCTGAAAAGAATACAGTATCCGAATCCAATATTTGTGGCGATCCAGTGAAAAACGATGATCCAAAAAG GACTACGCCAAAGAAAAAAAGCAAGGGAGCTGATAGTGAAGGGAAAGCAGTCGATGCTGCTAACAACAATAATGAAGGCGATGAAGCCAAACAAAGTGAGGCGAAAACCAACTCCATATCTGTTGCTCAGGATCCCATTGTAACTAATGAGATTCTTGATGATCCAAGCATGAATAA GACTACGCCAAAGAAAAAAAGCAAGGGAGCTGCTAGTGAAGGGAAAGCAGTCGATGCTGCTAACAACAATAATGAAGGCGATGAAGCCAAACAAAGTGAGGCGAAAACCAACTCAATATCTGTTGCTCAGGATCCCATTGTAACTAATGAGATTCTTGATGATCCAAGCATGAATAA GACTGTGTCAAAGAAAAAAGGCAAGGTAGTTTCTCAAGAAGTGAAAATTCTTGAAGTTGATGCTGTTCAGTATAGTGATCCAGGTGATAAAGTCAAAGAAAGTGAGGCAGCAACTAACAGCATAGTGGTCAGTCAGGATCCAGGCGTAAGTAATGAGATTGATGGTTATCCAGACATTGATAA CATTATATCCAACCTTTTGCCTAAGCCTGAATTGGAAGTTGAAAGTGGTGCCACgccaaaaaagaaaaggaaggaACGTTCCAAGGATGAGAAAATTCCAGAAGCAAATACTGATAACCACACCCAAAGCTTCCCAGAGAAGAAGTGCATGAAAGCTGACAAGGGAGCTGATAATGTGGACCAGGATCTGCATATGGGAAACGAACATAATCAAAG TGAAACTGGATTCGCAGCTGATACATTACTACCTACTGTGGAAGAAGGCTCTGAAAGAccaaaaaagaagagaaagaaatTACAAGATAAACAAACATCTACTAAAAA TGATCTTGATGTTCCCGGAAGAAAAGCTGATGAAAATACATCTGAGAAGgcagaaaaaaagaagaaaaataagagTAAGAGTAAAGTCcaaaaaaatgatgaaaatatGACTGTCTCATTGAATGGAGAAAAGGAGAATCCTATAAATGAAGTTCAGGAGAAGAATGTTATTTCTGGGTCATCCAATGTAAGGACTTTGTCAAACGGACTAGTTATTGAAGATTTAGAATCAAACAAATCTGATGGAAGAGAAGCATTACAAGGGAAAAAG CTCAAGGTGCAGTACACAGCCAAGTTAAAGGAGAGTGGGGAGATGATTGATTCCAATTGCAATGCTCCTGTCAAGTTTCGCCTAG GTGATACAAATATTATGGAGGGTTGGAATATTGGTCTTGAAG GCATGCGTGCGGGAGACAAGAGAAGGCTCGTTGTTCCACCATCATTAGG TAACTGGAGCAGTGGAAGTGAAGAAAATGTACCTCCGGAGTCATGGGTGATATATGATGTTGAAGTTTTGAGGGTGTATTCAAAATAG
- the LOC108216015 gene encoding peptidyl-prolyl cis-trans isomerase FKBP43 isoform X3: MAFWGIEVKPGKPFALKFDDGLRRRLHISQATLAIGSSKQTSLVQCNVGDKSPVLLCALLPDKSESLQLNLEFDEDEEVLFSVVGPRGVHLTGFYTSGGRSFNDDGSESYGEDIANSENEESGQQSDEDEYEDSFIDDDENLEVLPHCTLPTDGAVDDDIDMNKTNNKKKLKKRSMVVESDDDDEFISWQQNTGKCIRSVLKSDSEDSVPILSLCKNKKAEKNTVSESNICGDPVKNDDPKRTTPKKKSKGADSEGKAVDAANNNNEGDEAKQSEAKTNSISVAQDPIVTNEILDDPSMNKTTPKKKSKGAASEGKAVDAANNNNEGDEAKQSEAKTNSISVAQDPIVTNEILDDPSMNKTVSKKKGKVVSQEVKILEVDAVQYSDPGDKVKESEAATNSIVVSQDPGVSNEIDGYPDIDNIISNLLPKPELEVESGATPKKKRKERSKDEKIPEANTDNHTQSFPEKKCMKADKGADNVDQDLHMGNEHNQSDLDVPGRKADENTSEKAEKKKKNKSKSKVQKNDENMTVSLNGEKENPINEVQEKNVISGSSNVRTLSNGLVIEDLESNKSDGREALQGKKLKVQYTAKLKESGEMIDSNCNAPVKFRLGDTNIMEGWNIGLEGMRAGDKRRLVVPPSLGNWSSGSEENVPPESWVIYDVEVLRVYSK; this comes from the exons ATGGCTTTCTGGG gAATTGAAGTGAAGCCCGGAAAGCCATTTGCTTTGAAATTCGATGATGGGCTGCGGAGAAGGCTTCATATTTCTCAG GCGACATTGGCGATTGGGTCTTCGAAACAAACTAGTCTAGTTCAATGTAATGTGGGAGATAAGAGTCCTGTTCTTTTGTGTGCATTGTTGCCGGATAAGAGTGAGTCGTTGCAGCTAAATTTGGAATTTGATGAGGATGAAGAAGTTTTGTTTTCTGTTGTTGGTCCTCGGGGCGTGCACCTTACGGGCTTCTACACCAGCGGTGGGCGCAGTTTCAATGATGATGGGTC AGAATCATATGGGGAGGATATTGCGAACTCTGAAAACGAGGAATCAGGTCAACAGAGTGATGAAGATGAGTATGAAGATAGTTTCATCGATGATGATGAGAACCTGGAAGTTTTGCCACATTGCACTCTGCCAACTGATGGAG CAGTTGATGATGACATTGATATGAACAAGACGAACAATAAAAAAAAGCTCAAGAAAAGGTCCATGGTCGTTgaatctgatgatgatgatgagtttATTTCCTGGCAGCAGAACACTGGAAAATGCATTAGAAGTGTTTTAAAGAGTGATAGTGAGGATAGTGTCCCAATTCTATCTCTGTGTAAGAACAAAAAAGCTGAAAAGAATACAGTATCCGAATCCAATATTTGTGGCGATCCAGTGAAAAACGATGATCCAAAAAG GACTACGCCAAAGAAAAAAAGCAAGGGAGCTGATAGTGAAGGGAAAGCAGTCGATGCTGCTAACAACAATAATGAAGGCGATGAAGCCAAACAAAGTGAGGCGAAAACCAACTCCATATCTGTTGCTCAGGATCCCATTGTAACTAATGAGATTCTTGATGATCCAAGCATGAATAA GACTACGCCAAAGAAAAAAAGCAAGGGAGCTGCTAGTGAAGGGAAAGCAGTCGATGCTGCTAACAACAATAATGAAGGCGATGAAGCCAAACAAAGTGAGGCGAAAACCAACTCAATATCTGTTGCTCAGGATCCCATTGTAACTAATGAGATTCTTGATGATCCAAGCATGAATAA GACTGTGTCAAAGAAAAAAGGCAAGGTAGTTTCTCAAGAAGTGAAAATTCTTGAAGTTGATGCTGTTCAGTATAGTGATCCAGGTGATAAAGTCAAAGAAAGTGAGGCAGCAACTAACAGCATAGTGGTCAGTCAGGATCCAGGCGTAAGTAATGAGATTGATGGTTATCCAGACATTGATAA CATTATATCCAACCTTTTGCCTAAGCCTGAATTGGAAGTTGAAAGTGGTGCCACgccaaaaaagaaaaggaaggaACGTTCCAAGGATGAGAAAATTCCAGAAGCAAATACTGATAACCACACCCAAAGCTTCCCAGAGAAGAAGTGCATGAAAGCTGACAAGGGAGCTGATAATGTGGACCAGGATCTGCATATGGGAAACGAACATAATCAAAG TGATCTTGATGTTCCCGGAAGAAAAGCTGATGAAAATACATCTGAGAAGgcagaaaaaaagaagaaaaataagagTAAGAGTAAAGTCcaaaaaaatgatgaaaatatGACTGTCTCATTGAATGGAGAAAAGGAGAATCCTATAAATGAAGTTCAGGAGAAGAATGTTATTTCTGGGTCATCCAATGTAAGGACTTTGTCAAACGGACTAGTTATTGAAGATTTAGAATCAAACAAATCTGATGGAAGAGAAGCATTACAAGGGAAAAAG CTCAAGGTGCAGTACACAGCCAAGTTAAAGGAGAGTGGGGAGATGATTGATTCCAATTGCAATGCTCCTGTCAAGTTTCGCCTAG GTGATACAAATATTATGGAGGGTTGGAATATTGGTCTTGAAG GCATGCGTGCGGGAGACAAGAGAAGGCTCGTTGTTCCACCATCATTAGG TAACTGGAGCAGTGGAAGTGAAGAAAATGTACCTCCGGAGTCATGGGTGATATATGATGTTGAAGTTTTGAGGGTGTATTCAAAATAG